The following DNA comes from Fervidibacillus albus.
GAACAAACTTTTTCACGTCCATTTGTCAAATCCTCCAAACTTTCATTCTATTTACAGAGTAAAATAGAAAGCGCTTTTTTGCAATAGTTTTTACTAAAATTTTACTAAAAGATTATTAATTTTATTTATCTCTAAAATTACTTCCTCCATTGGACAAACATTATCAAAACAGAAATTGATTTCATTGTTTTTGCTTTACATAAAATAATTGGGAAGTAAAATCACCGGGAATTCCTTGTTTTAACCAGGAAGATTCATCAAAAACAATTCCGAAGTTCATCAGCTCATCGCCAAAATACGTGTTACGCATACCCTCAATTTCATATTCCATTTGTGGATTGAGCCCTTTGAGCACAAGTTTTTTAAATCCGGGTAACGGTTCGAACAATACTTGATAATAACCGACAAGGGCCTCGGTTTGATCTTCGGAGACAACCATCCAAGCAGTAACATTTCCCTTTCCTTTAAAAGGACTAATTATTCGGTAAAAAATCCCTTGTTGAATCAGTTTTCGAAATCGTTTATATTGCAGAATTTGTTTTTTCATTGTTTCCTTTTCCTGCTCGGACATGTTCGAAATATCCAATTCATAACCGAACACACCGAAATAAGCAACGGATGCTCGCATATCGAGACTCGTCACTCGATTTACTTGATGATTCGGGACAGCAGATACGTGGGCACCTATTGAACTTAATGGATATACGTATGAGGTACCGTATTGAATTTTTAGCCGTTCCACCGCATCCGTATTATCACTCGTCCATGTTTGAGGAGCATAGTAAAGCATCCCCGGATCAAAACGACCGCCCCCTCCTGCACAAGATTCAAATAAAATGTCTGGAAATGCACTCGTTAGTCTTTCATATAAGGAATACACACCTAATATATACCGATGTGAAACTTCCCATTGCCTTTTTGCTGGCAGTGCCGCCGAACCGATTTCCGTCATATAACGATTCATATCCCATTTCACATAGCTTATCGGCGCTTCCTTGAACAATTTCGCTACCATTTCATAAATGTAGTCAACTACTTCCGGACGGGAAAAATCCAATACGTACTGATTTCTTCCCGAAGACGATTTTCTATTTGGTACGTGTATAAGCCAATCGGGATGATTTTCATACAAACGACTGTTTTTCGAAACCATTTCCGGTTCAATCCATAAACCGAATTGTAATCCCATATCATTAATTTTTTTTGCAAATTCGGCTATACCATTTGGAAATTTTTCTTTATTCGGAAACCAGTCGCCGAGGGAAGTCGTATCGTCATTTCGGTTTCCGAACCAACCGTCATCTAAAACAAACAACTCTACTCCGAGGTCCTTTGCAACGGATGCGATTTCCAAAAGCTTTTTTTCATGAAAGGAAAAATATGTTGCTTCCCAATTATTGATTAAAATTGGACGCAACCGATCCCGCCACATCCCCCTTGTTAATCGTTTACGATACAGTTCGTGGAATGTTTGGCTCATCCCATTGAGTCCAGCATCCGAATATACGATTACCGCTTCTGGTGTTTGAAAACTTTGCCCACTTTCTAGAAGCCATTGAAAGTCAAGCGGGTTAATGCCAATTGAAACACGCGCAACATCGTAATGATCCACTTCTATCTGGGCTAAAAAATTCCCACTATAAACGAGACTGAAACCGTAAACATCACCTCGATGTTCCGTCGCATCCGGTCTCTTCAATGCAATAAACGGATTGTGATGGGGACTGCTTGCATTACCACGCGTACTCGATATTTTTTGAATTCCGTGCTCTATCGTTCTCCTTTTCACATACCTTTCCCTCGCCCATGCACCGGATAAATGAACCATCTCATATTCTGAGTCGAAAAAATCAATATTCGCACTCATGATTCTTGTTATGTTCAACTGCTGATTCCCTTGATTCACGATTTTTGCACTTCTCGTCAATACAGAAAACTCGTCAAATACGGTATATAATAAACGGAGTTCTGTATCGATAAGCTGGTCATATAATACGACTTCCAACGTAATCGCTTCATCTTCTTTTTCTACATACGTGGCCGGTAATCCACCTAATTTTGGTTTTCCTTTCATTATTCGATGACTGACATATTCAAAATTCGTAATACGGCTTCCATCTTCCTGTAAAATTTGTATCGCTGGTTCTCGAAAATCCGTCGTTCCGTAAGAAGGGTATTCTTGTTTAATTAGTTCTAAGGAAAATTCCGGTGAATCTTCATATTGCACGGTCACATTTGCTCTTGGAAAAAGAGGGAAAAAGTGGGAAAAGGAAGTTCGATGATGTACTCGTTTCCCGAAATAAATATGTCCTAGTTGATTATTTTTTAATATTTTAAAAATATAGCTGAAATTTTTTCCTTGAATATGAAATTCCTTACAAATCTCATTGAAATAAATGGCTGCATTTTTCGTTACGATATGCATCCCGACCCAACCCTTTCTCATTTTTGTAGCAATGGAAGAAAATCCCTAAACTGCAAAATGGACAGAATAGGGACAATTGTTGAGCTAAAACTATTACTACAATTCCTTTAACGGTGACATCGTGAAGGCGAATCGATATGTTTTGTCCGGATAATTTGTAAATTCCGGATGGGTTTTTTGCCCCCAACTATCATCGCCTCCAACCCCCATTTGCCGATTGTTTATCCGAACGACTGTTTTTTTCACTTCAGGCAATTCATATCCGTGATTTGCATCTTCAAGTTCTTTTGGGAAATAAGGGAGTACATTTATCTCTACGGTCGGTTGTCCGTAAATTTTCCAACCGTACCCTTCATCATCCATAATTTTCGCCCACCTAACCCCCGTTTTGTTTCCACATTCTTGAGGTTTTAAATAAGGGGTATATTGTTGAACAACCTTTCCTTCATATAGTCCGATTTTCGCCCCTTTTTCCCGGTCGATATAATTTTCATGGGGACCTTTTCCATACCATTGAATGTTTTCATATCGTTTGTTCATCGAAAACATCATTCCAATTTCAGGAATCTCTGGTAAACTTTTTTTCGGCGTAAAAATGGATTCAATATTCAATGTCCCAACAGTATCGACCGTATATGCCAGTTTTACTTCCGATCCCCCTGCCTCAGGAAGAATGAAGTCGGTACGAACGATAACGGTTGACTCTCTTTTTTCCGTCTCGAATTTTACTAATTTCCGCTTTTTACCCGCATCTTTCCAAAGGGCACTCCGTTCATGCAATTGATTTCCTCGATCATTATCCGTCATTGCCCGCCAAAAGTTTGGTATTGGCGATGTTTGAAACAATTCCTTGCCTTTATAAATATACAAGTCAATTGCACCAGTTTTTTTATTAAATTGAACGGAAAACGGTTCTCCATTTATTACAAATGTTTGTGTCGTTTCATCGATCATGAGTGAATCCATCTTTTCACAATATACGGTTTCTTTTACCGACGATCGAATGATAAATTGTTCGAAGGCAATCTCATGCCCTTCTTCCGCCCAAGAAGTATTTTGTTTTAAATGAGCACTGACTGTTAAAACCAATTCTCCTTTCTGAACCGATAAATCGTTGACATCGTAACCTAACTGGACAATCCTTTCCTGACCAGGTTGTAAATTCACTTGAAAAAAACCAGTTGTAATTTTCTCTCCCTCTTCCGCAATTTCCCACCGAAACAGAAATTCATCTAAATTTGTAAACAAAAATTTATTTTTTATTAATATCGAACCTTCCTTTACGTCTAGGGCCGTAATATCGATATTTTGATAACATTTTTTCACTTCAAAAATTTTCGGCGACAATTTTCCATCGGCAAAAATCAAACCGTCTCCACAAAAATTCCCATCATTCGGTACATCCCCAAAATCACCGCCATAGGCAAGATACTCGATTCCTTCCGCATTTTTCTTCCACAACGCTTGATCTTTCCAATCCCAAATAAATCCACCTTGAAGTTTCGCATACCGATCAAAGAGATCTGTATACTTAAAAAGATTCCCGCACGAATTCCCCATCGCATGGCTATACTCGCACAATATATACGGTTTCAAACTCCAGTTTTGTTCAGCTGCCTTCCCGTATTCCTCGACGATCGAAGGGGGAATATACATCGTACTTTCGATGTCCGAAGCCGCTTCCGATTCTCTAAAATGATAAATCCCTTCGTAATGGACGATGCGGGTCGGATCATTTTTCTTGAAAAAGTCATGCATCTTCAAAAAATTATCTCCCCCAAAGGATTCATTGCCGAGCGACCAAATGATGACAGAAGGATGGTTTTTATCCCTTTGAAACATCGATTGACAGCGATCCAATACGGTTTCCGTCCATTCCGGTTTGCTCCCTGGGATCGTTTCGCCTTCTTCCTTTTGACCGTATTTCCAAGTTCCGTGGGTTTCTAAATTCGTCTCATCAATGACATACAGCCCATATTCATCGCATAAATCGTAAAATTTTGGGTGGTTTGGATAATGGGACGTACGTACGGCATTGATATTATGTTGTTTCATTATTTTAATATCCCGGACCATGTCTTCAACGGTAATTGCCCGACCGCGTTCAGCTGAAAATTCGTGTCGATTTACTCCTTTCAACACGATTCTTTTTCCATTTATTTTCATTAAACCGTCTTTGATTTCAAAAGTTCGAAATCCAACTTTACAACTTTCATATTCGATCACTTGATTCTTTTCATCTTTCAAACTAACAATTAAAGTATATAGATAAGGATGTTCCGCGCTCCATTTCATAGGATTTTTTACAAAAACAGACAACTCGTTCTCTTCATATTGTTTATCCGTTACATCGAATATTTTCACAACACGTTCTGCCAACACGTTGTTTTGTTGTTCATCGAAAAGAGCCAATTCTAAAAATATCTTCCCACGAAACACCTTCTCATAATTTGTAATTTTCGTTTGTACTTTTAAATTTGCATGTTCATATGCATCGTCTAATTCTGTTCGTACGAAAAAGTCCTGTATATGGACAGCGGGAGTTGCATATAAGTAAACATCCCGAAATATACCGCTCAACCGCCAAAAATCTTGATCTTCTAACCAACTAGCATCAGACCAACGATATACTTCCACTGCTAATTTGTTTTCTCCGTCCACCAAATATGGCGTCAAATCGAACTCCGCTGGTGTAAAGGAATCTTCACTGTAACCGACCAAATGACCGTTGACCCATATATAAAAAGCGCTCTCCACCCCTTGAAAACTAATATAGACCGGAAAATCACGCCAATGTTCTGGAATGGTAAACGTGCGTACGTATTGACCAACTGGATTGTATTTGACCGGGGCAAAAGGTGGTTTCAACTCTTCTTTCCCCTCCCACGGATATCGGACATTCGTATAATGGGGGTAGTCATATCCCTGTAACTGCCAATGACTTGGAACTTGGATCTCTTCCCAATCGCCGCATTCAGCCTCCGTTTTATAAAACTCCCGATTTCGCTTTTCCGGTGTTTCTGAAAACGCAAATTTCCATCGTCCGTTTAATGACTGATAAAAGGGAGAAGCCGTTCGTTCTCCTTTGAGTGCTTCATGAAAAGTAAGATAAGGCATTAATGTGGCATGGGCTTCTAAACGATTTAATTGGAAAATTTCCGGGTTATTATTCCACTCTGGGTATCCATTTTTCGGCGGTTCATATTTAAATTTTTCCTTGGAAAATTTCACAACCAATCACCTCATCTGAACGTAAATTTGATGAAACCTTGCCTATTTACCCTTTTACAGATCCCATCATTCCTGCAACGAAATGTTTTTGTAACAAGAAGAAAATGAGGGCCGTCGGTAGTGTAGCGATGACAATCGCAGTATAAATTACGCCATAGTCTGGCGCATAAGCCGCACCAAGATTAGAAATTAATAACGGAATCGTCTTTTTCTCCGTAGATTGTAATATGACAAGTGGCCACATATAATTATTCCAACTCGTCATAAA
Coding sequences within:
- a CDS encoding alpha-galactosidase produces the protein MHIVTKNAAIYFNEICKEFHIQGKNFSYIFKILKNNQLGHIYFGKRVHHRTSFSHFFPLFPRANVTVQYEDSPEFSLELIKQEYPSYGTTDFREPAIQILQEDGSRITNFEYVSHRIMKGKPKLGGLPATYVEKEDEAITLEVVLYDQLIDTELRLLYTVFDEFSVLTRSAKIVNQGNQQLNITRIMSANIDFFDSEYEMVHLSGAWARERYVKRRTIEHGIQKISSTRGNASSPHHNPFIALKRPDATEHRGDVYGFSLVYSGNFLAQIEVDHYDVARVSIGINPLDFQWLLESGQSFQTPEAVIVYSDAGLNGMSQTFHELYRKRLTRGMWRDRLRPILINNWEATYFSFHEKKLLEIASVAKDLGVELFVLDDGWFGNRNDDTTSLGDWFPNKEKFPNGIAEFAKKINDMGLQFGLWIEPEMVSKNSRLYENHPDWLIHVPNRKSSSGRNQYVLDFSRPEVVDYIYEMVAKLFKEAPISYVKWDMNRYMTEIGSAALPAKRQWEVSHRYILGVYSLYERLTSAFPDILFESCAGGGGRFDPGMLYYAPQTWTSDNTDAVERLKIQYGTSYVYPLSSIGAHVSAVPNHQVNRVTSLDMRASVAYFGVFGYELDISNMSEQEKETMKKQILQYKRFRKLIQQGIFYRIISPFKGKGNVTAWMVVSEDQTEALVGYYQVLFEPLPGFKKLVLKGLNPQMEYEIEGMRNTYFGDELMNFGIVFDESSWLKQGIPGDFTSQLFYVKQKQ
- a CDS encoding glycoside hydrolase family 2 TIM barrel-domain containing protein, which translates into the protein MKFSKEKFKYEPPKNGYPEWNNNPEIFQLNRLEAHATLMPYLTFHEALKGERTASPFYQSLNGRWKFAFSETPEKRNREFYKTEAECGDWEEIQVPSHWQLQGYDYPHYTNVRYPWEGKEELKPPFAPVKYNPVGQYVRTFTIPEHWRDFPVYISFQGVESAFYIWVNGHLVGYSEDSFTPAEFDLTPYLVDGENKLAVEVYRWSDASWLEDQDFWRLSGIFRDVYLYATPAVHIQDFFVRTELDDAYEHANLKVQTKITNYEKVFRGKIFLELALFDEQQNNVLAERVVKIFDVTDKQYEENELSVFVKNPMKWSAEHPYLYTLIVSLKDEKNQVIEYESCKVGFRTFEIKDGLMKINGKRIVLKGVNRHEFSAERGRAITVEDMVRDIKIMKQHNINAVRTSHYPNHPKFYDLCDEYGLYVIDETNLETHGTWKYGQKEEGETIPGSKPEWTETVLDRCQSMFQRDKNHPSVIIWSLGNESFGGDNFLKMHDFFKKNDPTRIVHYEGIYHFRESEAASDIESTMYIPPSIVEEYGKAAEQNWSLKPYILCEYSHAMGNSCGNLFKYTDLFDRYAKLQGGFIWDWKDQALWKKNAEGIEYLAYGGDFGDVPNDGNFCGDGLIFADGKLSPKIFEVKKCYQNIDITALDVKEGSILIKNKFLFTNLDEFLFRWEIAEEGEKITTGFFQVNLQPGQERIVQLGYDVNDLSVQKGELVLTVSAHLKQNTSWAEEGHEIAFEQFIIRSSVKETVYCEKMDSLMIDETTQTFVINGEPFSVQFNKKTGAIDLYIYKGKELFQTSPIPNFWRAMTDNDRGNQLHERSALWKDAGKKRKLVKFETEKRESTVIVRTDFILPEAGGSEVKLAYTVDTVGTLNIESIFTPKKSLPEIPEIGMMFSMNKRYENIQWYGKGPHENYIDREKGAKIGLYEGKVVQQYTPYLKPQECGNKTGVRWAKIMDDEGYGWKIYGQPTVEINVLPYFPKELEDANHGYELPEVKKTVVRINNRQMGVGGDDSWGQKTHPEFTNYPDKTYRFAFTMSPLKEL